A genomic stretch from Podospora pseudoanserina strain CBS 124.78 chromosome 3, whole genome shotgun sequence includes:
- the BDF1 gene encoding transcription initiation at TATA-containing promoter protein (EggNog:ENOG503NVXS; COG:K), whose translation MAVMATQQSEGAVVGEKPVASSLELEKDARNGGAEVNGHTSPEAPNHTEKDETDCKQSHNQEAFSANSALKSESADASDKPIPDVPTGAEEAPKDAEPVKMDVATPPDTEMPDAPPSPAAEMKQAETQIELPAEVAPDTQSAAPSKEDQPAKPPTPDALITSDAKNEAPTKAMSTSVSPMTKTAPTPPATDKEEDVVMADAQVTAESTQETPVSATVPDVKPSIEKDPAPASPSKASPPPSATADTSMSDLAASAKVSRERDIDSEDEPVAKRTKVDHSIEAKNNVNPQDRMDVDRQSAPRATPAQAANGRPKYLNDDSLNDNPITDWQNRQIRQVLAGVKKTKVGGNFRQSVQHLWPMLWPDYSARIANPIDISAMERRLRGDGQSYKNLGEFKRDLNLLVENAVSFNGEAHEVTVQAKGCRSAILDRLSKVPAAEPARPDKKDSIKHHNIRHAEPRSAVHQSSTATPRPPKPAAPAPKPAVENPAFAIPPGNNGMPLIRRDSTKVDSRAKRPVKPPQPRDVFTDKRKKKLPPELRFCDEVLTELRKTKYYDCNGAFLQPVDVVALQIPTYYKVVKKPMDLSTMANKLHSGEYASAKDVERDFDLIVKNAKAFNGDDHPVTIAGYKLQSLFRAEMNRKDEWLARNAPPEVINTASPRIKDESDDEPSDTEPEPEQSEEITKAQTKITSIQKRLDDEQKKLSEMINTGSASEEDVDISHSIISTLQKQLIRERNNLKELTAAVKPAKPNKPAKSKKTHQHLGGVTKKAAAAGGAGGGGHHAAGAVKKGPKRPPPKKKISEAEKAVITEHLSELDGVPLERAIELIKRDTGQGENESGELELDIEQVSEEALVRLYEIIIKAHPHLKVEREKKVVDKTWGQAADHHHSNSNAKSKSGAASAASKSKKNKPMSKSEQERRIQQLNELRAQANRNQSGSQEPMESIEGTGRASAEPPMAVNADSEDEVDSEED comes from the exons ATGGCAGTTATGGCCACTCAGCAATCAGAAGGCGCGGTTGTTGGCGAAAAGCCTGTCGCCAGCTCGCTggagctcgagaaggacGCGCGCAATGGCGGCGCCGAAGTGAATGG CCACACCTCCCCCGAAGCCCCAAACCACACCGAAAAGGATGAGACCGACTGCAAACAAAGCCACAACCAAGAAGCTTTCTCAGCAAACAGTGCACTGAAAAGCGAGTCGGCCGATGCCAGTGACAAACCAATCCCAGACGTTCCCACAGGTGCAGAGGAGGCGCCCAAGGACGCCGAGCCCGTAAAGATGGACGTCGCGACTCCACCCGACACAGAAATGCCGGATGCACCACCAAGTCCGGCTGCCGAGATGAAGCAAGCCGAGACACAAATCGAGCTTCCAGCCGAAGTCGCGCCCGACACACAATCTGCGGCTCCATCGAAAGAAgaccagccagccaagccGCCCACGCCTGACGCCCTGATCACATCTGACGCAAAGAACGAGGCTCCGACCAAAGCCATGTCCACTTCCGTATCTCCCATGACCAAGACGGCCCCTACCCCCCCAGCTACCGATAAGGAGgaagatgtggtgatggcagaTGCGCAGGTGACCGCCGAGAGCACTCAAGAGACGCCTGTTTCCGCAACTGTCCCGGACGTGAAGCCGAGCATCGAGAAGGATCCAGCTCCAGCGTCGCCCTCCAAggcatctcctcctccaagcgCGACGGCCGATACCAGCATGTCTGACCTGGCTGCGTCTGCCAAGGTGTCGCGTGAACGGGATATCGACAGTGAGGATGAACCAGTTGCCAAGCGCACCAAGGTTGACCATTCCATCGAGGCCAAGAACAATGTCAACCCCCAAGATCGCATGGATGTCGACCGCCAGTCAGCTCCCCGGGCCACACCTGCGCAGGCTGCGAACGGAAGACCCAAGTATCTCAATGACGATTCCCTCAACGACAATCCCATCACAGATTGGCAGAACCGGCAAATTCGTCAAGTTCTTGCAGGTGTCAAAAAAACCAAGGTGGGCGGCAACTTTCGGCAATCGGTTCAGCATCTGTGGCCCATGCTCTGGCCTGATTACTCGGCACGGATTGCCAATCCTATTGATATTTCGGCCATGGAGAGACGCTTGCGTGGGGACGGGCAGAGCTACAAGAATCTTGGCGAGTTCAAACGGGACTTGAATCTGTTAGTGGAAAACGCCGTCAGCTTCAACGGCGAGGCTCACGAAGTGACTGTGCAAGCCAAGGGCTGCCGTTCTGCTATTCTCGACCGTCTCTCCAAGGTCCCTGCCGCTGAACCTGCCCGCCCTGACAAGAAGGACAGCATCAAGCATCACAATATCCGCCATGCCGAACCCCGCTCTGCCGTCCACCAGTCTTCCACCGCCACGCCCCGTCCCCCAAAACCGGCGGCCCCAGCCCCCAAGCCCGCTGTCGAGAACCCTGCTTTTGCCATCCCTCCCGGCAACAACGGTATGCCGCTCATTCGGCGCGACTCGACCAAGGTTGACAGCCGTGCCAAGCGCCCCGTCAAGCCACCTCAGCCAAGAGATGTCTTTACCGACAAacgcaagaagaagctaCCCCCCGAGCTTCGGTTCTGCGATGAAGTTCTCACCGAGCTGAGGAAGACCAAATATTACGATTGCAACGGCGCCTTCCTTCAACCTGTCGACGTCGTCGCTCTGCAAATCCCCACATATTACAAGGTAGTCAAGAAGCCCATGGACCTTTCCACCATGGCCAACAAGCTGCATTCTGGCGAGTACGCTTCGGCCAAGGACGTTGAACGAGACTTTGACCTGATCGTTAAGAACGCCAAGGCCTTCAATGGAGACGACCATCCCGTCACCATTGCCGGCTACAAGCTGCAGAGTCTTTTTCGCGCCGAGATGAACCGAAAGGATGAATGGCTCGCCCGCAACGCCCCGCCCGAGGTGATCAACACAGCCAGCCCACGGATCAAAGACGAGTCCGACGACGAGCCCTCGGACACGGAACCGGAGCCAGAGCAATCCGAGGAGATCACTAAGGCCCAAACCAAGATCACCAGCATCCAGAAACGACTCGATGAcgagcaaaagaagctgTCCGAGATGATCAACACTGGATCGGCAAGCGAAGAGGATGTTGACATTTCTCactccatcatcagcacTTTGCAGAAGCAACTGATCCGAGAGAGGAACAACCTCAAGGAGCTGACTGCCGCCGTCAAACCGGCAAAGCCAAACAAGCCtgccaagtccaagaagacgCACCAACACCTTGGCGGCGTcaccaagaaggccgctGCCGCAGGAGGAGCGGGCGGGGGTGGCCATCATGCCGCGGGAGCTGTTAAGAAGGGCCCCAAGAGACCGccccccaagaagaagatcagtgaggctgagaaggctgtTATCACCGAGCATCTGAGCGAGCTGGACGGTGTGCCCTTGGAGCGGGCCATCGAGCTAATCAAGAGGGACACGGGACAGGGAGAGAATGAGTCGGGCGAATTGGAACTTGATATTGAGCAAGTCTCCGAGGAGGCCCTGGTCAGGCTCTACGAAATAATAATCAAGGCCCACCCACACTTGAAGGtcgagagggagaagaaggtaGTGGACAAGACTTGGGGCCAGGCGGCGGACCATCACCACTCCAACAGCAATGCCAAGTCCAAGTCGGGCGCTGCGTCGGCGGCatccaagtccaagaagaacaagcccATGAGCAAGTCGGAGCAGGAGCGCCGCATTCAGCAGCTCAACGAATTGAGAGCACAAGCTAACCGCAACCAATCCGGCAGTCAGGAGCCAATGGAGTCGATTGAGGGAACAGGCAGGGCCTCAGCCGAGCCTCCCATGGCGGTCAATGCCGACAGTGAGGACGAAGTCGATTCCGAAGAGGACTAA
- the UTP5 gene encoding Small subunit (SSU) processome component (COG:S; BUSCO:EOG09264NJ1; EggNog:ENOG503NWZN), which yields MSTKRKVATIAAPVVRASAKARSKAKIDETRAAVSTGLSKQPDEPIELSSDDEDVKDQQQIEQVAEETTQGDVDMDMDMGGDVDDAEPAAPAAFGDIVRGNSTVDVVASLAADTAGPSSRPDLHQRQASLINAASLGTVINQALRTNDAQLLELCLQTSDLKIVENTINRMDSALALELLSRLASRMHRRPGRAMNLMSWMKFTMIAHGGALVTQPDLTARLAELSRVLEERARGLPALLALRGKLEMLDAQLKFRKSAKLAGGNRDRLEGKDELGESEDEDQDEAQVVYVEGQESTRALTNGGPRAGPADDEDDFPINHSALPDSDEDDDEEEDEDEDEEDLAAIESLDEDEVDHDDVDEEEEDDSEGEDAGPPAKVQRTLRGRK from the coding sequence ATGTCAACCAAGAGAAAAGTCGCGACCATCGCGGCTCCGGTCGTCAGGGCCAGCGCAAAGGCACGCTCCAAGGCCAAAATCGACGAAACCAGAGCCGCCGTGTCCACCGGCTTATCCAAGCAGCCTGACGAACCCATCGAGCTCTCAagtgacgacgaggatgtgAAGGATCAGCAGCAGATCGAGCAAGTGGCCGAGGAGACAACACAAGGAGATGTCGACatggacatggacatggGCGGCGATGTGGATGATGCTGAGCCTGCTGCTCCGGCTGCTTTTGGCGATATTGTGCGCGGCAACTCGACGGTCGATGTAGTAGCCTCTCTTGCTGCTGACACTGCTGGCCCTTCTTCGCGCCCCGATTTGCACCAGAGGCAAGCCAGcctcatcaacgccgccTCGCTCGGCACCGTTATCAACCAAGCCCTCCGAACCAACGATGCGCAGCTTCTCGAGTTGTGCCTTCAGACTAGCGACCTCAAAATTGTAGAGAACACAATCAATCGCATGGACTCGGCCCTTGCTCTCGAACTCCTTTCCAGGCTTGCCTCCCGCATGCACCGTCGCCCCGGCCGTGCCATGAACCTGATGAGCTGGATGAAGTTCACCATGATTGCCCACGGTGGCGCCCTTGTCACACAGCCAGATTTGACTGCCCGGTTAGCCGAGCTCAGTCGTGTTTTGGAGGAGCGCGCGAGGGGTCTGCCAGCGCTGTTGGCGCTTCGAGGCAAGTTGGAGATGCTGGACGCTCAGCTGAAGTTTAGGAAATCTGCCAAGCTGGCCGGTGGCAACCGCGATCGTCTCGAAGGAAAGGATGAGCTGGGCGAGTCAGAGGACGAGGATCAAGATGAGGCCCAAGTGGTCTACGTAGAGGGCCAGGAAAGCACCAGGGCGCTCACAAACGGTGGTCCGAGAGCGGGGCctgctgatgacgaggacgacttCCCCATCAATCACAGTGCTCTGCCGGATTctgatgaggacgatgatgaggaagaggacgaggacgaggacgaggaggatctgGCGGCCATCGAGTCTCTTGACGAAGATGAGGTTGACCACGATGacgttgatgaggaggaggaggatgacagcgagggtgaggatgctGGGCCGCCAGCCAAAGTCCAGAGAACACTGAGGGGCAGAAAATAG
- a CDS encoding hypothetical protein (COG:O; MEROPS:MER0078639; EggNog:ENOG503NY9U): MIRSFLLVAAVASAASARVMDSLAAVPRGWESVRPALPEETVSLRIALKQQRAEALEQAVLDISTPGHPKYGRHLTRDELRSYTTPSRSATLAVTRWLEDHNIQTAVADNDWVTFSTTVENASHLLKTDFAWYRNVENNIELKLRTLAYSVPDEVAPHIDLVQPTTRFGQPVAKRSTIFEMHHLDANAANKIKLAAAGQANCNLTITPDCLKWLYGIKYKPTDSIENTIAFASFLEQYARYDDFQTFQSRYIPEAQGQNFTVELVNGGLDDQNSWRDSGEANLDVQYIHAVSHPAPILQYSTGGRGPLIPTKTQPKPPGTNEPYLEWLTYLLNQTDDKIPKVVSVSYGEEEQSIPRDYAVKVCNMFMQLGGRGVSVIFASGDSGPGTHCIRSTDNATFFEPTFPAGCPYVTSVGATYLTNPEKAISFSSGGFSMYHPRPQWQRTAVEPYLRTIGDTYAPYFDPRGRAIPDISAQGSNFNVIDKGYNSLLSGTSASAPVVAGIVGLLNAARYTLGLPSLGFLNPWLYNNSDAFTDVVVGAGVGCRRRKELGYGGASWNATVGWDPVTGLGTPKFGRLLQLAAPGVANA, encoded by the exons ATGATACGCTCTTTTCTGTTGGTGGCCGCTGTGGcctcggcggcttcggccCGTGTGATGGATAGTCTTGCAGCTGTCCCGAGGGGGTGGGAATCAGTGCGTCCAGCGTTGCCAGAAGAGACGGTATCTCTTCGCATTGCCCTCAAACAACAGCGAGCTGAAGCCCTGGAACAAGCCGTCCTCGATATCTCGACTCCCGGACATCCCAAATACGGCAGACACCTAACCCGCGATGAGCTCAGGTCCTACACAACTCCCTCCCGGTCAGCCACTCTCGCCGTCACCCGTTGGCTCGAGGATCACAACATCCAGACTGCGGTTGCCGACAATGACTGGGTTACCTTCAGCACCACGGTCGAAAACGCCAGCCATCTTCTCAAGACGGATTTTGCCTGGTATCGGAACGTCGAGAACAACATCGAGCTCAAGCTGCGGACACTTGCCTACTCGGTGCCAGATGAGGTGGCACCACACATTGATCTGGTGCAGCCCACCACTCGGTTCGGCCAGCCTGTTGCCAAACGGTCCACCATCTTCGAGATGCACCATCTTGATGCCAATGCTGCCAATAAGATCAagcttgccgccgccggccaaGCAAACTGCAACCTTACCATCACCCCGGATTGTCTCAAGTGGCTGTACGGCATCAAGTACAAACCCACAGATTCGATTGAGAACACGATTGCATTTGCTTCGTTTTTGGAGCAGTACGCCCGCTATGACGACTTCCAGACGTTCCAGAGCAGGTATATTCCAGAAGCGCAGGGGCAGAACTTCACTGTCGAGCTGGTTAACGGCGGTTTGGATGATCAAAATAGCTGGCGTGACAGTG GTGAAGCAAACCTCGATGTCCAGTACATCCACGCAGTCAGCCACCCtgctcccatcctccaatACAGCACGGGCGGCCGCGGTCCCCTGATCCCCACCAAGACCCAGCCCAAGCCCCCGGGCACCAACGAGCCTTATCTCGAATGGCTCAcctacctcctcaaccagACCGACGACAAGATACCCAAGGTCGTCTCGGTCTCGTACGGCGAAGAGGAACAGTCGATTCCCCGTGACTACGCCGTCAAGGTCTGCAACATGTTCATGCAGCTCGGAGGACGTGGTGTCTCGGTCATCTTTGCGTCGGGGGACTCGGGTCCAGGCACGCATTGCATCCGTAGCACGGACAATGCGACCTTCTTTGAGCCAACCTTCCCGGCCGGCTGCCCCTATGTCACCTCGGTGGGGGCCACGtacctcaccaaccccgagaAAGCCATCAGCTTCTCGTCTGGCGGCTTTAGCATGTATCACCCAAGACCGCAGTGGCAGAGGACGGCCGTGGAGCCGTACCTGCGAACGATTGGAGACACGTATGCGCCCTACTTTGACCCCCGCGGCAGGGCCATACCGGACATCTCAGCTCAGGGGTCCAACTTCAATGTCATTGACAAGGGATACAACTCGCTGCTGTCAGGCACGAGCGcgtcggcgccggtggtggctgggATTGTGGGCCTGTTGAACGCGGCGAGATATACACTGGGGTTGCCGTCGCTGGGGTTCTTGAACCCGTGGTTGTACAACAATTCGGATGCTTTCACCGATGTGGTTGTCGGGGCTGGAGTCGGGTGCCGAAGGCGTAAGGAGCTGGGGTACGGCGGCGCGTCCTGGAATGCCACGGTGGGTTGGGATCCGGTGACGGGGTTGGGCACACCCAAGTTTGGAAGACTGTTGCAGCTGGCGGCCCCGGGGGTTGCCAATGCCTAG
- the HXT5_1 gene encoding hexose transporter hxt5 (EggNog:ENOG503NU51; COG:P): protein MLGKKSIRVNGADCGVEALILGAITSIGGFLFGYDTGQISGMLLFRDFKDRFGQVDTPEGRDFQPIIQSLLVSLMSIGTLLGALSASYTADWWGRRKSLTFGVGVFIIGNIIQITAMNHWVHMMMGRFVAGLGVGNLSVGVPMFQSECSPREIRGAVVASYQLMITFGILIANLVNYGVREIEDQSASWRIVIGLGIAFSLPLGLGILLVPESPRWLAARSRWDEARLSLARLRGMKNDPQHQLVEDDMVEMKGILEKERAVGVGSWAECFVPKPNGVPKQVYRTILGISLHFLQQWTGVNYFFYYGATIFESAGIEDPIQTQLILGAVNVACTFYGLYVVEKYGRRWPLLIGAIWQAAWLAVFASMGTALDPENNRTSGILMIVSAAMFIASFAVTWGPICWVVIGETFPLRTRAKQASLATAGNWLGNFMISFLTPLATDGIGYAYGFVFVATNIAGALLVYFFLYESVSLSLENVDTMYGQPDLKPWTSKKWMPPGYVTRMNRDEDFFHNDRAQHASGVDDLDDRTTAVPSGRPSRVVDEEKKADGVNGLGATESREERVNRAV, encoded by the exons ATGCTCGGAAAGAA GTCCATACGCGTCAATGGCGCCGactgtggtgttgaggccCTGATCCTCGGGGCCATCACCTCGATTGGCGGCTTTCTTTTTGGCTATGATACCGGCCAGATCTCGGGAATGCTGCTGTTCCGAGACTTCAAAGATCGCTTCGGTCAGGTCGACACGCCGGAGGGCCGAGACTTTCAGCCCATCATTCAGTCCCTGCTCGTCTCGTTGATGAGTATCGGTACACTCTTGGGAGCCTTGAGCGCTTCTTA CACTGCCGACTGGTGGGGCCGTAGAAAGAGTCTCACGTTCGGTGTCGGTGTTTTCATCATCGGCAACATCATTCAAATCACCGCCATGAACCACTGGGTCCacatgatgatgggccgCTTCGTGGCCGGCTTGGGCGTCGGCAACCTCTCTGTCGGTGTTCCCATGTTCCAGTCCGAGTGCTCACCCCGAGAGATTCGTGGTGCCGTTGTCGCCTCGTACCAGCTCATGATCACGTTCGGTatcctcatcgccaacctTGTCAACTATGGCGTCAGGGAGATTGAGGACCAGTCCGCTTCGTGGAGGATTGTCATTGGGCTGGGCATCGCCTTTTCCTTGCCCCTCGGTCTAGGTATCTTGTTGGTTCCTGAATCCCCAAGATGGCTTGCCGCCAGATCCAGGTGGGATGAAGCTCGTCTGTCACTGGCGCGTCTTCGTGGCATGAAGAACgaccctcaacaccagcttgtcgaggacgatatggtggagatgaagggaATTCTTGAAAAGGAGCGTGCTGTTGGCGTCGGGTCCTGGGCCGAGTGTTTTGTGCCAAAGCCCAATGGTGTGCCCAAGCAGGTGTACCGTACGATTCTCGGCATTTCGCTCCATTTCCTTCAGCAGTGGACCGGCGTCAACTACTTCTTCTATTATGGCGCCACCATCTTCGAGTCGGCCGGCATTGAAGATCCAATCCAAACACAGCTCATTTTGGGCGCCGTCAATGTGGCCTGCACCTTTTATGGCCTATATGTCGTCGAAAAGTACGGTCGTCGGTGGCCTCTGCTCATCGGCGCCATTTGGCAGGCGGCGTGGCTCGCTGTGTTTGCCTCGATGGGCACTGCGTTGGATCCCGAGAACAACCGGACTTCAGGTATCCTCATGATCGTGTCGGCCGCCATGTTTATTGCCTCCTTCGCTGTCACGTGGGGGCCGATCTGCTGGGTCGTCATCGGTGAAACCTTCCCTCTGCGCACCCGTGCCAAGCAGGCCTCCTTGGCCACTGCTGGCAACTGGCTTGGAAATT TTAtgatctccttcctcacgCCCCTTGCAACCGATGGCATTGGGTATGCCTACGGTTTTGTGTTTGTCGCCACCAACATCGCGGGCGCACTGCTGGTTTACTTCTTCCTCTACGAGTCGGTCAGTCTCAGTCTGGAGAACGTCGACACGATGTACGGCCAACCCGATCTGAAGCCCTGGACGTCCAAGAAGTGGATGCCCCCCGGATATGTCACACGCATGAATAGAGACGAAGACTTCTTCCACAACGACCGGGCTCAGCATGCAAGCGGAGTTGATGATTTGGATGACCGAACCACCGCTGTACCAAGCGGCAGGCCTAGCcgggtggttgatgaagaaaagaaggccgACGGCGTCAACGGGCTGGGAGCCACAGAGTCGAGGGAAGAAAGGGTCAACCGGGCGGTGTGa
- a CDS encoding hypothetical protein (EggNog:ENOG503P41W; COG:S) — protein MAELTNDNPNRPLFFYLTGAAYGEFSQWYSCHFSVSVDEIYSITTKPPPGDIDGAQKLEFKTAEQFMMYLKAVQFEDLAIAKKILATSDPKAQKRLGRQIKGFNDAEWDQIKQDVVMRGNLAKFGQNERLRGVLLGTGVRELVEAASNDRIWGIGFTEKQVVEGPVDREWWGENRLGKALMEARRRLRGEDKVLG, from the coding sequence ATGGCTGAGCTCACCAACGACAACCCCAATAGACCGCTCTTTTTCTACTTGACGGGTGCTGCCTACGGCGAGTTCTCTCAGTGGTACAGCTGCCACTTTAGCGTTTCCGTCGACGAAATCTACTCTATAAcgaccaaaccacccccaggCGACATCGATGGAGCCCAAAAACTAGAGTTCAAGACCGCCGAACAGTTCATGATGTACCTCAAAGCGGTGCAGTTCGAGGACCTTGCCATCGCAAAGAAGATCCTGGCGACATCCGACCCAAAGGCGCAAAAGAGACTGGGCAGACAAATAAAAGGCTTCAACGATGCTGAATGGGATCAGATCAAGCAggatgtggtgatgagagggaACCTGGCCAAGTTTGGGCAGAACGAAAGACTTCGAGGAGTGTTATTGGGGACGGGCGTTAGAGAGTTGGTCGAGGCAGCAAGCAACGACCGGATCTGGGGAATTGGCTTCACTGAGAAGCaagtggtggaggggccGGTGGATagggagtggtggggggaaaACAGACTGGGGAAGGCCTTGATGGAGGCtagaagaaggctgaggggggaggacaagGTGCTGGGCTGA